TGGTATGCCCTGCACAGTGCCGACACGGCCAAGGTGTTTGTGGAAGGCGCTGGTGTTCAGGCTCAGGCGCGGGCAGAAGTCCATGCCAGCAAGCTGGGGCTGCCACGACCTGGGTTGATGGTGACCCAGGCCATCGATGGCTTGCAGGCCGAGTTGGAAAGCATCGGTCTGGTATTTGCGCGACATGTCATCACGCCTAAACGCCGGGAGGCCTCTGACCTTCCTGTCATGACGGCGGTGTATGCCGCGCAGCCACCTGTGGTTGATGAGCCTAGTGAGTAGGAGGCTGGTATGACACGGCCATGCGGCTAGCCAAACGATCCAGGCGCTTGTCTAACGTCCAAAGCGCTGTGCCGCTCAATAACGCGGAGGCCAGGAGCGTCATATCCACCAGCCCACAGCCCAGGCCATAGAGCTTGTGGGTGTTCAGAAAGGCGATGACTTCACTCACCGTGGGTTGTTGTGCACCTCGTAGGTCGCCAAGGTCGGTCAAGGTGTTCGAACGATCAGGCGGCGTACCACACGCCAGTTCTCCGATCACCATGGGGTGTATGAGTACCCGGTCCTGGCTGAGCAAGTTCACCAGTTCTGGACTGTTGTTGCGAAAGTGCTCAACCCAAACTGAGGTGTCTACCAGGACGCCTTTCACAGTGCCTTCTCGTGTCGGCGGGCGATGTCTTCCATCGTTGGCAGGGTGGCCCCTAAGGCCATCAATCGTTTAGCCGCTTGAATGCGCACAAACGTCTGAACGGCTTCACGGAACAGGTCGGCCTTGTCCATCGCCGGATCGGCGACTTCCAGAGCACGTTGGTACAACGCATCGTCGATGGTGACGGTCGTTCTCATGATGACTCCTTGCTTCAATTTTGATGTAACTCTACATCAAATTTGATTCCAGAAAACACTATTAATTCTTTACTTTAAAAGAGGAAACCCCATGGCCTCGGCATCTTTGCGCGCCCTGTTTTCGGTGGACATCCAAGGCGATCAGCTTGTTGTCTATCAGGCAGATCAGGCAGATCAGGCAGAAGGTATCGTGACGCGCACGATTTGCACCCTGGACCTTCGCCATCAGCACTCGTTTTATCTGAGCAATGACGGTGTGGTCTGCCGCGATGTTCAGGGTTTTGAATTCTCTCTTGAAACCCATGACAGTGAGGAAACCCATGAGCTACTGACCGCGCTGTCGCGGGCTTTGCTGCGTCATGGACGACGCAAGACCCGGCGGCGTCTGATGGGCGTGTTCGTGCTATTGGTTGTGCTTTGTCTCGGTGCCTCATGGCTTGGCCGAGCGCTTGAATGGCCTGTTGCAATGCCGGCGGCGCAGGTCATCACGCCCTCAGTCCCGAGCGCCCCCAAGCCGGACCTGGCCAAGCGCAGCGCGCCGGCGCCGATCGCTTCTGAGCCACGCCAGTCCGCTGCAGACGTGGCACCTGACGATGGCTGGACATTGCCCAGGGAGGTTCGGGCCACACTCCCTCAAAAGCTGCACAACGCTGCCGAGCGCAAGCTGTTCACCGTTGACTATTCCAGCGGTCACGCGCGCACGCTGTATGTCTTTTCGGACCCTGGCTGTCCGAACTGCCAGCGTCTGGAGTCGTCCCTCAACACGCTCTCCGACGCCTTCAACGTGGTGGTGTTTCCTGTGCCGGTGATTGGTAAGGAAAAGTCGATCGCCGCCATTACGCCCGTGCTGTGCCTGCCGCCTGAGCAGCGCAAAAACGCGTGGGATCGCCTGTTTGATGCAGCCCCCGAGGGTGTAAACCTTGGGAAACCCCAGTTAAAGCCGGCGTCGGAAGGGGTGGAAGTGAAAGCGGCGCAACCAGCAGGCACGTGCGATGTGGCAGAAAAGGCCTTGGGGATCAACCAGACGGCCTATCAGGCGTATCGCATACCGGGCACGCCTTGGGTGATCAGCGACGATGGGCGCTATGTGCCGCAGACGCTGTTGCGTGACCCGATCAGGCTTAAAGCCTTCCTCGATGAGCAACCTGCCCGCCAGGTTCAGGAGGTGTCGAATGCGCCCCAATGACTACGCCGTCGAACGCACGCGTCTAAATCGGCGGGTTTACCACTCGGCACTGGCTGAGTGGTTGATGGGCCCCGGTAGTCTGACGCTGGGCCTTGCCGGGTCTGTGGTGGGAGGCGTCCTGTACCCGGTCAGCCTGTGGCTCAGTCTGCCGGCCTTGCTGGTTTGGTCACCTGTCATGCTGCTCGAACCCTGGCAGATGCCCATGCGCATGCCTTCAGACATGGACTGCCTCGACCCTTCGACGCAACGCCAGGTGACGGGCAAGCTGCTGGGTTTCTTGCCGGTCACGGCCATGCGCACGGTGATGCTCAAGGCAGCGGGCATCCTGTACATGGGGTACCTGCGCGGTCGGGACGCCGGGCGTGAACTGTGGCTGTCGCTGGATGACATGACCCGCCATATTCTGATGTTCGGTACAACCGGTGCCGGCAAAACCGAAGCACTGCTGGGGTACGTGTTGGGCCAGCTGGGCTATGGAAAGGGCCTGATCTATTCGGACGGCAAGGCCCAAAATGATGTGGCCGCCGCGATCGTGTCCCTGGCCCGGCGCTTTGGTCGTGAAGACGACGTTCGGATGATGAACTTCATCACCGGGGGCCGCTCCAGGGCGCAGGAACTGCTCGAGGACAACAAAAGCAGAGGGCAGACCAATACCGTCAACGCGTTTGGTATTGCTCAGGAAACCTACATCATCAACCTGATGGATTCGATGTTGCCCCCTGCGGGCAACGATGCGGGCTGGCAAGAGAAAGCCCGGGCCATGATTCAGGCTTTGGTGTTCTCCCTGGTGTACAAGTGCCGGCGTGAAGGCACGGTCATGTCCCAGCGCACGATCCAGGCGCATTTGCCGTTGCGGGCCATTGCCAAGCTCTACATCCAGTCGGTGGAACAGCAATGGCATGAAGACGCCCAGTTACCCCTGAAAAACTACCTGGGCACATTGTCCGGTTTTGACCTGGCCAAGGTGGATTCGCCGGAGGAATGGGCGACCACCGCGTTGGATCAGCATGGTTTTCTGATCCAGCAGTTCACCCGCATGCTGGCCTTGTTCAATGACACCTACGGCCATGTGTTCGCCCGTGACGCCGGCGACATAGACCTCAAGGACGTGGTGCATAACGATCGTATCCTGGTGGTCCTGATTCCTGCGCTGGAAATCTCCTCGACCGAGGCCGCGACCCTTGGGCGTCTGTACGTGTCGCAATTGGCCATGATCCTGAGCCAGGATCTGGGGGAGAAACTGGAGGGCAAACCCGAAGACATCCTGGTGATCCGCAAGTACAAGGACCGCTTTCCGTTCTTGTGGATCTGCGACGAGGTCGGGGCCTACTACACCGAAAAGCTGGGCGAGCTGGCCACGCAGGTACGTTCCCTGGGGTTTTGCCTGCTCCTGGCCAGCCAAGAGGCGCAGCGCCTCAAGTCGGCGGCCGGCGACAAGGTGTGGACGCTGATCGGGAACATGGGGGTCCGAATCACCGGCAAGATCATGGACCCCAAGGACACTCTCGAAATACTGCAGTTGATGGCCGGTACCGAGTACCTGCCAGTGATGAGCGGTATGGTGCGTCAGGCCGGAATAATGGGTGCCAGCTGGGAGGAAGCAGACACACTGAGCCTGAAAGATGAGAAGAAAGTCCGCGTCGAGGAAGTGCAGCAGCTCAAGGAGGGGGAAAACATCACGCTGTTCAACGGACAAGTGATTCGCGGCAGCTCCTTGTACATTCACGATGCTGACAAGCTGTCCAAGGAAGCGATCCGGATCAACCGTTTCATCGAGGTGGCTCCGCCAGCGCTGGACACCTTGTTGGCCGGTGCACCTGCCCGCATTCGGCGCAGCTATCCGCGCGCGGACCGCGTGCAGCAGATCCTGTACCACCTGGCGATGAAGCCTGGCCGTTCAGACCTTGAAAACCTGGTGCTGACAGATCCGACGTTGGTCGTCTTGAACGAGCTGGGAGAAGAGTGGCGGCTGATCTGGCGTCGCCGTCCTGGAGCGGCAGTGCGCAGCACCTTGTTATGGCACACAGCGCTGGAGCATGTGCCCAAGCGCGGAAGCGGCTACGTGGCGCAATCGTCCACGGCGCTGGATCTGACCGTCGGCAGCAAGCGGTTGCAGGCCTACCAGGCGCAGCACATCGATCCGGCCAGGGCACCGAAAGTAAAGGGCAAGGCGCCTGCACCTAGAGCCACAACGGCTGTTCCACCACGCCACGACCAGGCACCGCCCTATTTCGACGACGGATCTTATTCGCCGGCGCCGTTCGACTGGGATTAATAGACCGCAACCCTGTGCCGCGCCGATACCGATGCGCCGGCGCAGGGTTGTGTCGCATGCGTAAAAAGGAGCTGTAAATGAGTAACCGCAAAACGCAGAAACTACACGCGCAGCACGTGCTTGAAACCATAGCCCTCGGCATTGCACGGCCTGTAGCGCTGCCCCGGGAGGCAATTGAAGTGGCGCTTCGCGAAGCCATCATTGATGGGCGGCTTGAACCGGGTGAACCCCTTACGCATCAAGCCATTGCCAATGCCTTCCAGGTCAGCCGTATGCCGGTGCGCGAAGCGCTGCGTTCGTTGGAGACGCAGGGCTATATCGCCGCGCAGTACCACAAAAGCTACCTAGTCACGAACGGCAATGAGCCTCCCCAGTACGGTCATCTGCCGGGCTTGCTGAGGTGCGTTGCAGAACGCCATACAAAGCTGGGCGATTTCGAATCAAAAGTGGCCTTTGAAAACGAAATCCTGCGTGTCCTGGGTCAACTGCGCCCTACCACGTGCTGATGACTGACCTAGCTTGTTGAAAGCAACGGATTTTGTAACGCGAAAAGCGAGGCTCCCATGCTACTATCCGGCACAGTTTTATTTGCAGGAAAGCGACGATGTAGATTCACGAATTGCAGAAACCAAAAAGCCCCGCTTGCCGGCGGGGCTTTTTGGAAAATCCTGAACAGGCCGTTAGCAAGCGGATCACCTGTTCAACACACATAACGTGAGCTGATTATGGCGTTCACTGCGGCTTTGTGCAAGTCGTCAAAAGTGAAGCCTTCAGTTCACCGCTGAACGGTGGACTTATGGAAAAGATTCTTCAGCAGGCTGTGCCCCTTCTAAGTATCCTCTGAAAAAGCCCATTTTTTTGGAGAGGAACCGGGCTGGAGCGCCTGTATTTACTGGCTTCGACTTTTGAAGAAAAGGCTTTTTCAGACCTTCCCTAAAGGCAGACCTGTACCCCCAGCATCACCAATACCTGACACGTTTTACCGTTGCGCATGGCCTTCATGGCCAAGGCGGTGAAGCATGAGGCACCTCAAGGCTGTCAGGCTCCCCCCTTCTGACCCTCACTCCGCTTTACGTCGCCCCGGTCGGGCAATGCCTGCCCGTTACGCGGCTCCCCGTAATCTCTCTGAACAACAGCTTAAAAATCCCCTGATCCGCTCGGCCTACGAGCGCCTGAGCAACATGGACAGCTACCGGGGCCAATACCTGCGCCGCCTGGATGGCGTTCATGGCGATCGGCGTACCCGGCGAGAGAAGTTCCTGGCCATCGAGCGCGTGGCCGAGCAGCTGCTGGTGCGCCTGGACCTGGCCACCAGCGTGCTGGGCTACATCGACCCCGACAATGGCCGTTATGTGCTGAACACTCAGTGTGGCATTGCCGAGGATGCCGGTATCTCGGCACCGGCGCTGTGTCGCCTGATGAAAACCCTGGATGATGCGGGGTATGTGTACCGCCGTATTGAGCGCATTCGCCTGGACGAGAAGGACGATAACGGTCTGCACCTGGTGCGCACCCGCGTCCTGATCCGCTTCACCAAGCTTTTCTGGAAAGACCTTGGCCTGGCCTATGTTCATGAACGCGTGCAGAAGTCGGCCAAGAAGCGTCGCGATGCTCAGCTGCGCGACATAGGGCAACAGCGCTTGGCGGACATGGAAAAGCACTCTCTGGAACTCCAGCGCCGTGAAACTTCGCGTCAGCGCTGGCAGGCCAAGGAAAATCGGGAGGCGGGCGTACCGGATACGCAAGATGTCGCGGACTCCAGCACATCGCCGCCAGTGAGCAACACCGTGTCCAGTGCGCTGGATAGGCTCTTAGCGTCGAGGAGCAAAAAAGCCTAACAGGCCCCCACTTTGTCCGAAAACTGCATCCGCTCACGCGGAGGCATTGTCACGCCTGCGTTTTAAGGGAGGTTGGTGACCCTATGGCCAGGCATCGCAAGGACCGCACGACAGTGCTGGTTGTGCCGTTTTTTGGCTGTGCCAACGGCTCTTTGTGGCCACGCCGGAGGTGGCGCACTTGCGGGTTTGAAATAAATGAAATTTTATCCCCCCTTCAGTTTCCCCTTTCAGGAAAAACAGGGATTTACGCGGTGGGAACCCACCTCATAAAGCAGTAATGCACGCGCAAGTCGTGCCTTCGGCACGGCGCGTATGGTCTGTGACTGTGACAAAGTGGATCAGCCGTCTAAGCGGCCCAGGGCGATGAAGCTGCCCTGCCCTGGCCTACGGCCACCCTACGGGCGCTTGACCCGGATTCTGAGGCCCAGGGCGACAAGTCGCCCTAGTCCTCAACCGGGCGCGTGTGCGCGCTGGCTTCGCATAAATATCAGAACCTATATGGCCGCTGTTTGCCTTCAATGAAGGCATGCGTTTTGCGCAGTTGGTCGGCTTGAGTTGACGGGTGATGGCGGCACGCCGTTAACTGTGCGTCCATGCATAGGAATTTCAAAATGCCTATGCATCAAGCTGACGCTTGGAAGGAGGCGTCATGCCTTCATAGCGATGTGTAGGAAGACGCTGATGCGTTACTTATGCAGTGAAAATCCCTATAAATCAGCGTTAATGCAGGTTATTTCACCGCGAAGCCTAGGTGCGGACGCACCTTCCCCCTGTCAGGGCTTCACGTACCTCATCTGCGCGATCGCCTGAGCGTTGAGGACCAGTCCATACAGTTAACTCTGTTCATGTATAGGAATTTCAATAATTCCTATACAAGGTAATCCGCCGAAAAAGGTCCCCTCTGCGTGATGCCAACGTGGCGTCGATGTTGGCAAAAAGCTTTTTTCACCCATCACCCACGCCGAAAAATGGATTGAAAGCGACTTTTCTGTACCTTTTCCAGATTTTGGACGCACCTCTCCCGTCTAAGGCCGGCACGTACCTCAATTGCGCGATGCTTTGAGCGTTGTTGATCAAGCCCTGCACGGTCAGGCCGGCGATGGCTGCGGTATAAACCATCCGTGCTCCGCACAGCACGCAGCTGAACGGATCCCGATGCAAGAACGCTTTGCTCATCTGCGCAAAATACAGTTTTTGCGCTTTGCCACGCCTTTCCATGCGTAGCGCCTCATACACCCGGGGTAGCTGTCGGCCACAGACGCGGTTGGCCAGAAATCCAAAATACCGGATCATTCGAAAGTGCTTCTCCGGGATGTGCTGCACCACCCGGCGCAGCATGTCGGTCTGGCTCAGCGTTTCCTGCTGATAGGTCTTGGTGCGGTGATCCAGGTAGGTGAAGCTCAACGTGGCCCCGCAGGTGTAGTGCGCCAATCGGCTGCCCGAGATGGGCGGTTTTTTCAGGTAGCGGCCCAGGTAATTGACGGTCTTTTTGCCGTTTTTCGTCTTCTTCGACAAGTGGATGTGCCAGTGCTGACCACCGGCGTTGAGCACAAGGTGACGCCAGTCATTTTCGCTCTGCAGATGAGCGTTTTCAGGTGGGACGGTGGTGTGCTCCCACTGACTGAGCAGGTACTGGCGTACATTCCACATCCAGCGCCGACGCAAGGCTGATGGATGAAACGACAGATCTTTCCAGACACCTGCGTCATCGATCCCACCCAAGGTGACCGAGACATGGATGTGTGGGTGCCAGTTAAGTCGCCGGCCGTAGGTGTGGATGGCGCAGAAAACACCCACTTCCACGCCCCGGCGTCGGCCCGCATAGAGCAGGTTGTCGACGGCCAGGCGACACAAGGCATCGAGCCAGTGACGGTTATGAAAGAACAGCGGCCACAGGGTGTCAGGCAATGTGAACACCAGGTGTTGCCAGGTACACTCGGGTAAGCGGTGCTGTTGATTGGCGATCCACTGATCGGTAGCTTTTTTGCCGCAGGATGGACAGGCGCGGCAACTGCAGGTGTTGCACAGGTATTTGACGTGCGGGCAGCTGTGGTTGCCGCAGGTGTAGTGTTTGACGCCCAGGATCGAGGTGCCGCAGGCCAGCATTTTGCTGACGGACTCGACTTCGATGTCGCGCAAGCCGCCCTCCTCGAGGAGGCGTGCCCAGCATTGATTGGTGGTGAAGAGGTTTTTGAGCGGTCGAGGTGTGTAGGCTGGACTCATCTGAAGCAGCGGTGGGTAAGCAGGCTTCATGATGATCAATAATGGGCCTCATGACAAAGCTCAAATCCATGTTTCTGCTGCTACGCGATCGTAAGAACGGGCGATTTGCAGCCGCAGGCTGCCCTGTTCTGGCAAAGAGGGCAAGCAGCGTCTTCAGGAAACCTTGGAAACTCATGGTCAGGGTGGCTCACTTTCGCGAAAACTTGTGCTGCTTCAAACAGCACCTTCCATTCTTCACCACCAGTACCAGCAAGTTGCCCCGGGGTCTGTTTGAATTCAGCAGCAGCCAGATCTGCTGCTGCTTTGGCCGTTTTCGACTTATCAATAAGTTGCTTAAGCAGGTTGACCTTTTCATCGTCGATCAGCGAAACAGCTGTCGCAATGCGGTCTTTTAACCCCGACAGGCGCGCCGCCTTCTGGTGCAATGCCTGAGCTTTTTGCTTTGGATCAGCCTCGGCAAGAGTTTTGCTCAATAGGGTAAATCGATCTTGCTCTATCTGGCTGAGCGTGACCAAGGTCTCAATATGCTCAGGTTTGGTTGTGGTTGGAATGCCATTTAGTACAGCGGCGACCGCAGTCCGCTCTTTCGCAAGCGCGGTATATGCTGCATCACTCGGAGCATTCGCCGTTTTCTCTTGTGTGGCACGCAGTTTGAGCTTGTTACAGACGCTAGCCAATCCCTCCAAGATATCCAGCCCGTATGGGGCGTAAGCAAAGTCTCCATGATTATCGATGTAAGCACGGGCACAGTGGGTATCAAAGATGGATATGTCCGAAAGCGGTTCAGGTGCCGATACACCGTATTGCCAATGAAGGTCGGTAGCCACACCGTCAATCACAGCCTCGAACACGGCTTGGGCGACGCCGACATTTTTTGGGTCTAGGTTTGCGTTGGGAAGTATGGGCTCGCGCCGATCTCTGGCACGACATGCATGCTTAAATACCCTGGAGTAACCCGACTTCCCAGCCCCGTTTTCTCCGTAGATGACGGTAAGTCCAGCTAAAGCTATTGGGACGCTCCCGCCATCCGCCAAGGCATTGACATTCGCAATTTCTTTGATTGCCACCAGTTGAACAGTCCGTGTCAGATCTGCAGATGTAGCAATCTGAGCATCCTCTAGGGAGGCGCTGATTTATTCGATTTTTCGTCCCTGCAACGCTCTGGAGGCCTTGATTTATCTGGGGGCAACAGCTGGGTTTTAGAATAAATCAGCGTCTCCCTAGGTATCGCAATTGGCTTGCTCGAAACAGGCCAACAGACGGGTTTGCGTTGGGTGAGTCAACTGGGTTTTGCATTTTTGGGTATTTCGATTTTGTTGCTGATGACGGATATGGTTGTCTCAGTTGTGGCGTCATTCAGGACAAATGAATCACATGGTGCGTGATGAGAGCCAGAAGCTGCTTGTAATTGGCGGTCCATTTGATGGCCAGCGAATGGCTCGTGTCGGCAACGAGTTCACAGAGGTCGTTGGGCCCAAAAACAGTCGTTATCACGGGCGCTACAGCTACCAGCTGCGCTGGCACCCAATGCTAAAGAAATTGGTCTGGGCCTTACCTGAAAACAAAAGCTTAAGGCTTCCTCCTGCAGACCCGTGTTAATGAACTGGCACATCCAACCCTGGCACAACCGGGGCCGTGGACGTAGATGAGTTCCGTTTTAGGCCCACATGATCTAGCAGGTAAACGGCATGGAATTGGATGCACTGAACAAGTACCTTGAGGCAACTCAAGACCATCTGGGTTTGGAAGATCAGCGTTATGGCGGTGGCTTCCGAGCGATTGTCGCCCATCGTTCTGCGACCGACTTTCTGTTTGGCATGCTTGACGGTGGCAACTTTGAAGCGACTGAAGCAATGGCGTTTCTCGGCGATAACCCACTGTTCCCGTCTTCAACTGGGGCTACCCCGCAAGAGGCGCTGCAAAATCTCAGCGACAAGCTTGGACTTCTTTACCAATTTGAACCCAGCACCGGCACTTTCAAGTGGAAGGCCATAAGTCGTTTTCAATTGAAGGCTCAGTACGACGCAGACCCGGGTGAGGAGCGATGCTGGTATGACGTGTCGTGGGTGGACATAGTTGGCGACCTCAAATCAAGCGCCCTCTATTACTACGAGGACTCCAAAGCCAAATGCAACGATAGCGAAAAGCGCGATTTGCATGCTCTGGTCAGCTTCAAATATGAAGGTTTGTTCGCCGATCTAATAAGTAAAGGAAAGCCAGATGAAAAGAAACCCAATGGATGAGGCGATCTCAGCTCTGAAGGTTGCTCCAATTCAGACACTGGGCATGTGTGTTAGCGCGGTAGCCTCACTGTACCTGTTCTCGACTGACTCACAGTGGTTCGGCATTGTAGTGCTGGTCGCGGTGATCTTCACCGGGCTGGCCTGGATGGCGACACCGGGCATTATTCAGGAAGCGAACAAGCGCGCCAAAGCACGTCACCGCTACCCGCACTAAGTTAGAGGAAAATGATCGTGAGTAGCTACCCCTACGTAACAATTGCAGCCGCGCTTGTGGGGGACACTGAGATCCCGCATGCAGGCGCAAGTCGCTTTGACAAAGCTGAGTACCAAGCGCTTGTTAAGGCGCTGCGACTTGTAGGGCCAGACCAGTGCCGTGCCATTCTAGATAACCCTTCGGAAGCTCACCTATTGGAGGCTGCGTTTGGGAAACTTTTGCATGTATTGGCATCACCTGCAGCTTCGTAGGAGGTAAGCATGAGTCAATTGACTGATCTGCTATGCGGTATTGCTACAGAGTGGCGCACACGCAACCAGGAACACCAGGGTGGCGTTGTATTGCTCTGGCAAGGTGCGGTCTATGGCTGGAAAGACTGCTTGCGTGATGCTTATCATGAGCGGCCAGGCGTCTATGCAGTGGACGAGGATGGCCATGTCTTCCTCGCTGAAGGTGGCAACGACTATGACGGCGCGAAATGCTGGGTCGTTGTGTCACCTGACACTCCCGCACCACTCGTACTTTACGTTTACCACTGCGCTGGCTGTGGCCATGCTGGACAGCTGCATCTGATGGAGCTGACAGCGGAGATCACTACAGCCTGCTCTGCGTGCGGAGGTGAAGTGTTAGCCGAATGGGACGGCGGCGTGGAAATGACAATCACCCCCCCGTGATGCTGGTGAAGAGATATACGACCAGACCCGCAAACGACTGAAATACCTTTGACCGTGGAAGAAAAAATGATCGCAAATTCGAACTATGCCGCTGACGCGATTGAGCTTTTGAACGGGCTAGGGGTTCATCAGGCATCTCCGAATGTTTGGGAGCTCACGGACGTGCATACTGCAAGCAAGTCCCATGTTCATCATTCGCAAATGCCTGCCGCGCTAGCAGCCTACGCAGCGGTGAACGAAACTTTCGCGGCTGGGCGATTCCCAGGTTATTTGCTTCGGGATATGGTGGATAAGGTTCCCTCAATGGATTACACCGAACACGCGGCGCTAGCCATGGCGTGTGGTTGTACTCCGCCTTCGTTTGAAGGCTCAGACGCCCGGGCGCGGATCTTTGGCAAAGCTGTTTGGAACATCGTCAATACATATGACCTGAACAACTGTTTCATGCGCTTCGACTCAGCAGGCAATGGCGACCACTACAGCCTACGGCCACGAGGCATTGATTGGGCAGGCGATTGGGCCGTGATCCCTGCCGACATTAAAGAGCTGCGTCGAGCCTACCGCGCAATGACCCCTCTTCAGAAGGTGATGGTCTTGACCATCATGCGGCTGTACAACCAGAGCAAAGACAAGATCTACCTCACTGGTTGCCCCACGAAGATCAGTGCTGCCGAGGCGATGACCGTCCTGCGTGACAACGCAGCATTGCCGGCATGGGGGCACTTGGTCACACACTACGCGGGCTGGTAGAGCCCATGCCGGCAATCAAGCGGCTACCGCGCCTTTGGCTTGCTGGCTGGAGCCATCATGGGCGACAAGTCACCCTATCTAGCCCCAGCTCCATGG
This region of Pseudomonas cannabina genomic DNA includes:
- a CDS encoding type II toxin-antitoxin system VapC family toxin; translation: MKGVLVDTSVWVEHFRNNSPELVNLLSQDRVLIHPMVIGELACGTPPDRSNTLTDLGDLRGAQQPTVSEVIAFLNTHKLYGLGCGLVDMTLLASALLSGTALWTLDKRLDRLASRMAVSYQPPTH
- a CDS encoding type II toxin-antitoxin system VapB family antitoxin yields the protein MRTTVTIDDALYQRALEVADPAMDKADLFREAVQTFVRIQAAKRLMALGATLPTMEDIARRHEKAL
- a CDS encoding thioredoxin fold domain-containing protein; protein product: MASASLRALFSVDIQGDQLVVYQADQADQAEGIVTRTICTLDLRHQHSFYLSNDGVVCRDVQGFEFSLETHDSEETHELLTALSRALLRHGRRKTRRRLMGVFVLLVVLCLGASWLGRALEWPVAMPAAQVITPSVPSAPKPDLAKRSAPAPIASEPRQSAADVAPDDGWTLPREVRATLPQKLHNAAERKLFTVDYSSGHARTLYVFSDPGCPNCQRLESSLNTLSDAFNVVVFPVPVIGKEKSIAAITPVLCLPPEQRKNAWDRLFDAAPEGVNLGKPQLKPASEGVEVKAAQPAGTCDVAEKALGINQTAYQAYRIPGTPWVISDDGRYVPQTLLRDPIRLKAFLDEQPARQVQEVSNAPQ
- the trbC gene encoding F-type conjugative transfer protein TrbC — protein: MRPNDYAVERTRLNRRVYHSALAEWLMGPGSLTLGLAGSVVGGVLYPVSLWLSLPALLVWSPVMLLEPWQMPMRMPSDMDCLDPSTQRQVTGKLLGFLPVTAMRTVMLKAAGILYMGYLRGRDAGRELWLSLDDMTRHILMFGTTGAGKTEALLGYVLGQLGYGKGLIYSDGKAQNDVAAAIVSLARRFGREDDVRMMNFITGGRSRAQELLEDNKSRGQTNTVNAFGIAQETYIINLMDSMLPPAGNDAGWQEKARAMIQALVFSLVYKCRREGTVMSQRTIQAHLPLRAIAKLYIQSVEQQWHEDAQLPLKNYLGTLSGFDLAKVDSPEEWATTALDQHGFLIQQFTRMLALFNDTYGHVFARDAGDIDLKDVVHNDRILVVLIPALEISSTEAATLGRLYVSQLAMILSQDLGEKLEGKPEDILVIRKYKDRFPFLWICDEVGAYYTEKLGELATQVRSLGFCLLLASQEAQRLKSAAGDKVWTLIGNMGVRITGKIMDPKDTLEILQLMAGTEYLPVMSGMVRQAGIMGASWEEADTLSLKDEKKVRVEEVQQLKEGENITLFNGQVIRGSSLYIHDADKLSKEAIRINRFIEVAPPALDTLLAGAPARIRRSYPRADRVQQILYHLAMKPGRSDLENLVLTDPTLVVLNELGEEWRLIWRRRPGAAVRSTLLWHTALEHVPKRGSGYVAQSSTALDLTVGSKRLQAYQAQHIDPARAPKVKGKAPAPRATTAVPPRHDQAPPYFDDGSYSPAPFDWD
- a CDS encoding GntR family transcriptional regulator; protein product: MSNRKTQKLHAQHVLETIALGIARPVALPREAIEVALREAIIDGRLEPGEPLTHQAIANAFQVSRMPVREALRSLETQGYIAAQYHKSYLVTNGNEPPQYGHLPGLLRCVAERHTKLGDFESKVAFENEILRVLGQLRPTTC